One genomic window of Vibrio mangrovi includes the following:
- a CDS encoding DUF2760 domain-containing protein — protein MNFDLNTMPATFDMLHAILALCAIILLILVISRRAKVVEKIVEKPVETIVEKPVEKIVEVEKVVEVEKIVEKVVESKLATTSTDSALQILALFQKEARLVDFLNEEIIHYSDEEVGAAARVIHSGGKKVLDEYLHLEPVRSEAEETRITVEAGFNPQAIRLTGNVTGSAPYQGLLVHKGWMVTEIRLPQIAKDYDVSVIAPAEVEL, from the coding sequence ATGAACTTCGATTTAAACACAATGCCGGCAACTTTCGATATGCTCCATGCCATTCTGGCTCTGTGTGCAATTATTTTATTGATTCTGGTTATCAGTCGCCGGGCGAAAGTCGTAGAAAAGATTGTAGAGAAGCCGGTCGAGACGATTGTTGAAAAACCGGTTGAAAAAATCGTTGAGGTTGAAAAAGTTGTTGAAGTAGAAAAGATCGTCGAAAAAGTCGTTGAATCCAAACTAGCAACTACATCAACCGATTCTGCATTACAAATCCTTGCACTGTTCCAGAAAGAAGCCCGGCTGGTCGATTTTCTCAATGAAGAGATCATCCATTATTCCGATGAAGAAGTGGGTGCTGCTGCGCGTGTCATTCACAGTGGCGGGAAAAAAGTGCTGGATGAATATCTGCATCTGGAACCGGTTCGCAGCGAAGCAGAGGAAACCCGGATTACAGTGGAAGCCGGGTTTAACCCACAGGCAATTCGCCTGACCGGCAATGTCACCGGCAGCGCACCTTATCAGGGTTTGCTGGTCCATAAAGGATGGATGGTGACAGAAATACGTCTGCCACAGATTGCCAAAGATTATGATGTGTCGGTGATTGCTCCGGCAGAGGTGGAACTGTAA
- a CDS encoding 3'-5' exonuclease, with product MNCNRVVCFDLEMCCWNKNGVGTTGEIIEIGLAEIALDEGKIVKRAQYYVKPEQDEVSLFCAELTGITPRKLEKQGRPLAQVVQSMIKNFGSTNKVYAAWGRDDLILKQECEAKGIEPPIHEFINLATLYRIQHRMKERRIGHKEAQESAGIEWEGRQHSGYVDSYNLARLALSML from the coding sequence ATGAATTGCAATCGGGTTGTCTGCTTCGATCTGGAAATGTGTTGCTGGAATAAGAATGGCGTCGGAACGACCGGAGAGATTATTGAGATCGGACTGGCTGAAATAGCACTGGATGAAGGGAAAATCGTTAAAAGGGCACAGTACTATGTCAAACCCGAACAGGATGAAGTCTCTCTTTTTTGTGCTGAGCTGACTGGTATCACTCCCCGTAAACTGGAAAAGCAGGGACGACCACTGGCACAGGTTGTTCAGTCGATGATTAAAAATTTCGGTTCAACCAACAAAGTCTATGCGGCGTGGGGCAGAGACGACCTGATTCTGAAGCAAGAGTGTGAAGCGAAAGGGATCGAGCCGCCGATCCATGAGTTTATTAATCTGGCAACTTTATACCGGATTCAGCACCGGATGAAAGAGCGCCGTATCGGACATAAAGAAGCACAAGAGTCTGCCGGGATCGAGTGGGAAGGCCGTCAGCATTCGGGTTATGTTGATTCCTATAACCTGGCCAGACTCGCACTGAGTATGTTATAA
- a CDS encoding EamA family transporter, producing MWILVTLFAATCQSLRTAYQKTLSQEQGFLHATMARSLYGLPLVSLYLIVCWHFVGQITFPSGGLFLFYATVCALAQVLATYLMLRVFQSGSFALGTLLAKTEAVLAALLGIPLLNHSLNLTAWSGIALGVFGALVMTIRLSNLRHIHKDMSFLAGLGSGFCFAVTSVTAALASHTLQGSIITSAGVTIWYVLALQSVLLCSIQIYRCRDILAPVRKSPLLSTKVGLLSSMGSIGWFTGFALINPALVKTLGQVEILGTLYFSKRRFHEKMTMQQWVGGIMIVGSVILVTVATL from the coding sequence ATGTGGATTCTTGTGACGTTATTTGCTGCAACCTGTCAGTCTCTCCGAACTGCTTATCAAAAAACACTCTCTCAGGAGCAGGGCTTTCTGCACGCCACCATGGCCCGTTCACTATACGGTTTGCCGCTGGTCAGCCTCTATCTCATTGTATGCTGGCACTTCGTCGGTCAGATCACTTTTCCTTCCGGCGGATTATTTCTTTTCTATGCGACCGTTTGTGCGCTTGCTCAGGTGCTGGCAACTTACCTGATGCTCAGGGTTTTCCAGTCGGGAAGTTTTGCGCTGGGAACATTACTGGCAAAAACCGAAGCGGTTCTGGCAGCCTTGCTCGGTATTCCGTTACTCAACCATTCGCTGAACCTGACCGCCTGGAGTGGTATTGCACTGGGTGTTTTCGGCGCTCTGGTCATGACTATCAGACTGAGTAACTTACGCCATATTCACAAAGATATGTCATTTCTTGCCGGGCTGGGCAGCGGATTCTGCTTCGCGGTGACTTCCGTTACGGCAGCACTCGCCAGCCATACACTGCAAGGCTCTATTATCACCAGTGCCGGTGTCACGATCTGGTACGTCCTTGCCCTACAGTCTGTGCTGTTATGCAGTATTCAGATCTATCGGTGCCGCGACATACTTGCACCCGTCAGGAAATCACCACTTCTCAGTACCAAAGTCGGATTGTTAAGTTCGATGGGTTCTATCGGCTGGTTCACCGGATTTGCACTGATCAATCCGGCACTGGTCAAAACTCTGGGACAGGTAGAAATTCTCGGCACACTCTATTTTTCCAAGCGTCGCTTCCACGAGAAAATGACTATGCAGCAATGGGTGGGTGGAATAATGATTGTCGGAAGTGTCATTCTGGTCACGGTCGCAACACTCTGA
- the rimO gene encoding 30S ribosomal protein S12 methylthiotransferase RimO has translation MTVHTYTPNQTTTLDTAQKTLAQQEEMNTTQVSGHRIGFVSLGCPKNLVDSERILTQLRTEGYDIVSHYQNADLVIVNTCGFIDSAVQESLDAIGEALNENGKVIVTGCLGAREDEIREVHPNVLGITGPHAYENVLEHVHQFVPRPEHNPYTSLVPDHGVKLTPKHYAYLKISEGCNHNCTFCIIPSMRGKLVSRPVGEILSEAERLKNAGVKELLVISQDTSAYGVDTKHSLGFSNGTPVRQNLKALSENLSQLGIWVRLHYVYPYPHVDDIIPLMAEGKILPYLDIPFQHASPRILKMMKRPGQAERTLDKIKKWREICPQLVIRSTFIVGFPGETEEDFQILLDWLQEAQLDRVGCFKYSPVEGATANELAEQIPEDIKQERYERFMALQQAISTAKLQRRIGTRMQVLIDEVDEEGAIGRTYADAPEIDGLVYLNDETTLKPGDLVDVMIEHADEYDLWGSLIAE, from the coding sequence ATGACAGTTCATACTTATACGCCAAATCAAACAACAACTCTGGATACGGCACAAAAAACACTGGCACAACAAGAAGAAATGAATACCACCCAAGTGTCAGGACACAGAATCGGATTTGTCTCTCTGGGATGTCCGAAAAACCTTGTCGATTCTGAACGTATCCTGACTCAGTTACGCACCGAAGGGTATGACATTGTCAGTCATTATCAGAATGCCGATCTGGTTATCGTTAACACTTGTGGCTTCATTGACAGTGCCGTACAGGAATCTCTGGATGCCATTGGCGAAGCACTGAACGAAAACGGTAAAGTGATTGTGACCGGTTGCCTGGGTGCCCGGGAAGATGAGATCCGGGAAGTTCACCCCAACGTTCTGGGAATTACCGGCCCGCACGCCTACGAAAATGTGCTGGAGCATGTTCATCAGTTTGTGCCCCGCCCGGAACATAATCCATATACCAGTCTGGTTCCCGATCACGGTGTAAAGCTGACACCAAAGCACTATGCTTATCTGAAAATATCCGAAGGCTGTAACCACAACTGTACTTTCTGTATTATCCCGTCAATGCGCGGTAAGCTGGTCAGCCGCCCGGTCGGTGAAATTCTCAGTGAAGCCGAACGACTGAAAAACGCTGGTGTAAAAGAATTATTAGTCATCAGTCAGGACACCAGTGCATACGGCGTTGATACCAAACACAGTCTGGGTTTTTCGAACGGAACACCGGTAAGACAGAATCTGAAAGCGCTCAGTGAAAATCTGAGTCAGTTGGGGATTTGGGTCAGGCTTCATTATGTCTATCCTTACCCACATGTCGATGACATTATTCCATTGATGGCCGAAGGCAAAATCCTGCCCTATCTGGACATTCCTTTTCAACATGCCAGCCCGCGGATTCTGAAAATGATGAAACGCCCCGGACAGGCAGAACGTACACTGGACAAAATTAAGAAATGGCGTGAGATCTGCCCTCAACTGGTCATTCGTTCCACCTTTATTGTCGGATTCCCCGGTGAAACCGAAGAAGATTTTCAGATCTTACTCGACTGGCTGCAGGAAGCTCAGTTGGATCGGGTCGGATGTTTCAAATACTCTCCGGTCGAAGGTGCAACAGCCAATGAGCTGGCTGAACAGATTCCTGAGGACATCAAACAGGAACGCTACGAACGCTTTATGGCATTGCAACAAGCAATTAGTACAGCAAAGCTACAACGCCGCATTGGCACCAGAATGCAAGTGCTGATTGACGAAGTGGACGAAGAAGGAGCGATTGGCCGGACCTACGCCGATGCACCGGAAATTGACGGTTTAGTTTATCTCAATGATGAAACGACTTTAAAACCGGGCGATCTGGTCGATGTCATGATTGAACATGCCGACGAATATGATTTATGGGGAAGCCTGATCGCCGAATAA
- a CDS encoding tellurite resistance TerB family protein has translation MFNAITSLFKELLDGQDLGHQEDRPELAIACLLTEVSGADHQISQTEKDAKIHLLIRLCQLTQTEAENLLAQAEAQVRESASLYDFTSQLRALSQERRFELIRAMWGVAHADGYIDPFEDAVIRKTAELLYVDHSEFIRAKLIATDKL, from the coding sequence ATGTTTAATGCTATCACCTCCCTTTTCAAAGAATTACTTGACGGTCAGGATCTGGGTCATCAGGAAGACAGACCCGAACTGGCGATAGCCTGTTTACTAACCGAAGTCTCCGGAGCAGACCATCAAATTTCTCAGACAGAAAAAGATGCGAAAATTCATCTGTTAATCAGACTCTGTCAACTCACCCAGACAGAAGCCGAAAATCTGCTGGCGCAAGCCGAGGCACAAGTCCGGGAATCCGCTTCATTATATGATTTTACTTCTCAGCTCCGAGCCTTATCGCAGGAACGACGCTTTGAACTGATTCGAGCCATGTGGGGCGTTGCTCACGCCGATGGCTATATCGATCCTTTTGAAGACGCAGTAATTCGTAAAACCGCAGAACTTTTATATGTTGATCATAGTGAGTTCATCCGGGCAAAATTAATCGCAACAGATAAACTGTAA
- a CDS encoding TetR/AcrR family transcriptional regulator, with product MNKKKLQIVEAAIRLFARDGVGVTTAAIAKEASVSNGTLFNHFETKQALLDDVYLFIKRNMAAEILDGVDFSASVREIFLAQWLSFANWSYDHLTEYQALNVLHSSQLLGERARQCGEDLWEPIFEKLAEGQESGTLNAISPELLCITAQSYLHAVVVHINRKNYSRSEAEVIFREAFTIYWRGIASSASNSGETD from the coding sequence ATGAACAAGAAAAAACTTCAGATTGTTGAAGCGGCCATTCGTTTATTTGCCCGGGATGGTGTTGGCGTTACCACGGCAGCGATTGCGAAAGAAGCCTCGGTTTCCAACGGGACTCTGTTTAATCATTTTGAAACGAAGCAGGCGTTGCTTGATGATGTTTATCTGTTCATAAAACGGAATATGGCCGCAGAAATACTGGATGGTGTCGATTTTTCTGCCTCTGTCCGGGAGATATTTCTTGCTCAGTGGCTCTCTTTTGCCAACTGGTCTTATGATCATCTGACAGAATATCAGGCACTGAATGTTCTCCATTCATCTCAATTGCTGGGAGAAAGAGCCCGCCAGTGTGGAGAAGATTTATGGGAACCTATATTTGAGAAGCTGGCGGAAGGTCAGGAGAGCGGCACTTTGAACGCTATCAGCCCTGAACTGTTATGTATTACAGCTCAGAGCTATCTCCATGCTGTTGTCGTTCATATCAACCGGAAGAATTACTCCCGGAGCGAAGCTGAGGTCATTTTCAGAGAGGCGTTTACAATATACTGGCGTGGGATTGCATCTTCTGCATCAAATTCAGGGGAGACAGATTAA
- a CDS encoding NAD-dependent epimerase/dehydratase family protein — protein MYRIDRKLPVLVTGATGYVAGWLVKRLLESGVTVHAAVRDPSDQEKLRYLNQIAKSAPGTIRYFQTDLLDEGSYAQAMEGCSIVFHTASPFRLQVSDPQRELLEPAIQGTRNVLMQANATSSVRRVVLTSSCAAIYGDNADLTQIEHGIATEAIWNQSSSLSHNPYSFSKTEAEKEAWRIAEQQQQWTLVVINPSLVMGPGIHPYATSESFHIIRQMGDGTMKAGIPDWGVGVVDVRDVAEAHLSAAYTTHARGRYLISGYNTSFPEMARQLLPKYGSQYPIPKRVLPKFLVWLFGPMVNSATTRKNIALNVGYGWKGDNTKSIGELGLKYRPLSVTMNDFFQQMIEARLLHR, from the coding sequence ATGTATCGTATTGACCGGAAATTACCGGTACTTGTGACCGGAGCAACAGGATATGTGGCCGGATGGCTGGTAAAACGCTTGCTTGAATCGGGTGTGACAGTACATGCTGCGGTTCGGGATCCGAGTGATCAGGAAAAACTCAGGTATCTGAATCAGATAGCTAAATCTGCTCCGGGGACAATTCGATATTTTCAGACGGACCTGTTGGATGAAGGCTCGTATGCTCAGGCGATGGAAGGATGCAGCATAGTTTTTCACACGGCATCACCGTTTCGGCTTCAGGTCAGTGACCCGCAAAGGGAATTACTCGAACCTGCGATTCAGGGAACCCGGAACGTACTGATGCAGGCCAATGCAACATCTTCGGTCCGGCGGGTTGTTCTGACCAGTAGCTGTGCCGCAATTTATGGTGACAATGCTGATCTAACTCAGATAGAACATGGTATAGCGACCGAAGCCATCTGGAATCAATCCAGTTCTCTGAGTCACAATCCTTACTCTTTTTCCAAAACTGAAGCAGAGAAAGAAGCATGGCGTATTGCTGAACAGCAGCAACAATGGACGCTGGTCGTCATTAACCCATCTCTGGTTATGGGACCTGGCATTCATCCATATGCCACATCAGAGAGTTTCCACATTATTCGCCAAATGGGAGACGGAACAATGAAAGCCGGTATACCTGACTGGGGAGTCGGGGTTGTTGATGTTCGTGATGTGGCGGAGGCACATCTGTCGGCTGCTTATACAACTCATGCCCGTGGCCGGTATCTCATATCCGGTTATAACACCAGTTTTCCCGAAATGGCCCGGCAACTGCTGCCAAAATACGGAAGTCAGTATCCGATACCGAAGCGGGTACTTCCTAAGTTTCTTGTCTGGTTATTCGGGCCGATGGTGAATTCCGCAACAACGCGGAAAAATATTGCTCTGAATGTCGGTTATGGCTGGAAAGGTGACAATACCAAAAGTATTGGTGAATTAGGCCTGAAATACCGGCCTCTTTCTGTCACGATGAACGATTTTTTTCAGCAGATGATCGAGGCGCGGTTGCTGCACCGATAA
- a CDS encoding VC1380 family protein, which yields MKASEFIHILNALPNDPEIVTGEIWLPERLLQVTSSDDYLFCQFDNAPEENEGEEEGRGFVEHELSLIKSHIMQIFLEKAPLEHKRDAILALILYAHEHTSADVVEMLEQLSLQEDSEEI from the coding sequence GTGAAAGCTTCTGAATTCATTCATATCCTTAATGCCTTACCCAACGATCCGGAAATCGTAACCGGAGAAATATGGCTTCCGGAACGGCTGTTACAAGTCACCTCTTCAGACGATTATCTGTTCTGTCAGTTTGATAATGCTCCGGAAGAAAACGAGGGCGAAGAAGAAGGCAGAGGTTTTGTCGAACACGAGTTATCTCTGATCAAAAGTCATATCATGCAGATTTTTCTGGAAAAAGCGCCTCTGGAACATAAACGGGATGCAATCCTCGCACTGATTCTTTATGCACATGAGCATACCTCAGCAGATGTTGTCGAAATGCTTGAGCAACTGAGTTTACAGGAAGATAGCGAAGAGATTTAG
- the fliB gene encoding flagellin lysine-N-methylase — MYQSSTLGFSYIEQFRCLADQCENNCCHEWNITIHEDQVQHYRNNFPPLYDLIVREDDIYRLRRDETGNTCAAQDQGMCTVHRDYGESQLSDTCIDYPRLYRSLNQFYSRAGTMSCPDIARRCLFDENPFELIPTQLPENHQHGKGLFPAQIEQLTQDIWARTISALITTVQDKDLSIEATLAMLLTLAPKLESTPRIEWQTLIEDAGNHVGSTGESGDVISVEEQGNRTTDFLLVVLEHLERKSMPESLRQGMLGVFEVLSRNEQQRPRCRLLQSVKDYYQEHRDSWIKHVLKRFVAAEISRNGFPFISTTPAGKDYGTTLEEWAATLCLRTLSLRLFLTTSAVHIATPEQPVPDEDTIVGWVYRFCRRINHDTTGPLELRMRQMIMESESTRLREYLDFSRL, encoded by the coding sequence ATGTATCAGTCAAGTACTTTGGGGTTTTCCTATATCGAACAGTTTCGTTGTCTGGCCGATCAGTGTGAGAACAATTGTTGTCATGAATGGAATATCACCATTCATGAGGATCAGGTTCAGCATTACCGGAACAATTTTCCGCCACTTTATGATTTGATTGTCAGAGAAGACGATATCTACCGTTTGCGGCGGGATGAAACCGGAAATACATGTGCGGCACAGGATCAGGGAATGTGTACTGTTCACCGCGATTATGGCGAATCTCAGCTTTCTGATACCTGTATTGATTATCCCCGTTTATATCGCTCACTGAACCAGTTTTACTCACGGGCCGGTACGATGAGCTGTCCGGATATTGCCCGTCGTTGCCTGTTCGATGAAAATCCTTTTGAGTTAATACCGACACAGTTGCCGGAGAATCATCAGCATGGGAAAGGGCTGTTTCCTGCTCAGATTGAACAATTAACTCAGGATATATGGGCCCGGACGATCTCTGCTTTGATCACAACAGTACAGGATAAAGATCTGAGCATTGAAGCAACGCTGGCAATGTTGTTGACGCTGGCACCGAAGCTGGAAAGTACGCCGCGGATCGAGTGGCAGACATTGATTGAAGATGCAGGAAATCATGTCGGTTCAACGGGAGAATCCGGTGATGTGATTTCAGTGGAAGAACAGGGCAACAGAACAACCGATTTTCTGCTGGTGGTTCTGGAACATCTGGAGCGCAAAAGTATGCCTGAATCACTGCGTCAGGGAATGCTCGGTGTATTTGAAGTGCTTTCGAGGAATGAGCAGCAACGGCCCCGCTGTCGTCTTCTTCAGAGTGTAAAAGATTATTATCAGGAACACCGGGATTCATGGATCAAACATGTGCTCAAGCGTTTTGTCGCCGCAGAAATCAGCCGTAATGGTTTCCCATTTATTTCTACCACACCGGCAGGAAAAGACTATGGAACGACTCTGGAGGAATGGGCGGCTACTCTGTGCCTGAGAACGTTATCATTGCGTCTTTTCCTGACAACTTCAGCCGTTCATATAGCCACTCCTGAACAGCCGGTGCCGGATGAAGACACGATTGTCGGATGGGTTTATCGTTTTTGCCGCCGGATAAACCATGATACAACC